One region of Grus americana isolate bGruAme1 chromosome 20, bGruAme1.mat, whole genome shotgun sequence genomic DNA includes:
- the TTF1 gene encoding transcription termination factor 1 has product MTEKASADDFQVWDHLKKKKKKKKRKHKEYDKKHENDENIQSAELSRASPLLFEDQAAQGGEGCKKKKKKKNKGEKQQSSLDNSCVGLEHEISDEMGVDVSRKKKKKQKYNDSTDDQSNVSYVTVNQCSADSCQNINADYMYLKQSVKRKRKEKLPAEDEVHELLTSETHNKNDEKRSKKKKKKKKKRHSSTQDMQEDTDVTIDQSLLSSLEQNRLGEDTTLPSPAEEGGVATPQQRHEDSDCDVSPAVREDSTDVPANVFKLTKPADRSQKTPVRARKKIKSSAFVMEESSSESDVMTPEPSASNRKKDQNSSSTEVVPSDELNLDDEECLDSTMTSVLDLDTAKQELEEFIPHVRNISDSSIRKMAGRDLMRFKQFKKQGIAVKFGRFSQKENNQIRKNVEEFLSITGIDSAEKLLFTSRYPEDKETINRLKSEHLFCEKLSKDIPRPWRLIYYRARKMFDPNNYKGRYTKEEKEKLKKYHALHGNDWKKISEMMSRSNLSVAMKYSEIKSAINYGPWSKEETQKLMHAVEEVIRKRMETEDANSLSSLEKSKRDLLIDREKLYQKLPWTEIEAKVGTRYWRQCKQRWTTVLTNKMTKGQQLYRGTKGLQAKISLIKRLYEMKVEDANEVNWEELSNTIGDVPKTYVQAKFYKMKVCCVPLWQNKTFSEIIDYLFEKKLPELEEKLEKRKGNHLSSDNSAARKQTAVFRLSDIFDSSEESD; this is encoded by the exons atgacagaaaaagcaagtgCAGATGATTTTCAAGTTTGGGATCATctcaagaagaagaagaagaagaagaagagaaaacacaaagaatacgataagaaacatgaaaatgatgaaaatatacAAAGCGCAGAGCTTAGCCgtgcttctcctctgctgtttgAAGATCAAGCAGCACAGGGTGGTGAAGGctgtaaaaagaagaaaaaaaaaaaaaacaaggggGAGAAGCAACAGTCTTCCTTAGATAATTCTTGTGTAGGACTGGAACATGAAATTAGTGATGAAATGGGAGTGGATGTTTCccgaaagaaaaaaaagaagcagaagtatAATGATAGCACAGATGATCAAAGCAATGTAAGTTATGTCACAGTAAATCAGTGTAGCGCTGATAGTTGTCAGAACATCAATGCTGAttacatgtatttaaaacaatctgttaagagaaaaagaaaagaaaaattgcctgCAGAGGATGAGGTACATGAGCTGCTTACCTCAGAAACACACAATAAAAATGATGAGAAAAGAtcgaagaagaagaagaagaagaagaagaagagacaCAGTAGTACCCAAGATATGCAAGAAGACACAGATGTAACCATTGACCAGTCACTGTTGTCATCTCTGGAGCAAAACAGGCTGGGGGAAGACACAACCTTGCCGTCACCTGCAGAAGAGGGTGGTGTGGCAACGCCCCAGCAACGGCATGAAGATAGCGACTGTGATGTTTCTCCTGCTGTGCGTGAAGATTCTACAGATGTACCTGCTAATGTTTTTAAGCTGACTAAACCAGCTGATCGATCTCAAAAAACTCCAGTGcgtgctagaaagaaaataaaaagcagtgctTTTGTCATGGAAGAGAGCTCTTCAGAATCTGATGTAAT gacACCAGAGCCCTCGGCATCAAATAGGAAGAAGGACCAGAATAGTTCCTCTACTGAAGTGGTACCCTCTGATGAGCTTAATCTGGATGATGAAGAGTGCCTGGACTCTACCATGACTTCAGTCCTGGATTTGGATACTGCAAAACAAGAATTGGAAGAGTTTATTCCTCATGTGAGGAATATATCAGACAGTTCCATCAGGAAGATGGCTGGAAGAGACCTAATGAGgtttaaacagtttaaaaaacaag GTATTGCTGTCAAGTTTGGTAGATTTtcccagaaggaaaataatcaaATCCGGAAAAATGTTGAAGAGTTCTTATCGATTACTGGAATAGACAGTGCTGAAAAACTCCTGTTTACCTCACGGTATCCGGAAGATAAAGAAACTATCAATCGCCTAAAATCGGAACATCTTTTTTGTGAAAAACTTT CTAAGGACATACCACGACCCTGGAGGCTGATATATTATCGAGCAAGGAAGATGTTTGACCCAAATAATTATAAAGGGAG GTAtactaaggaagaaaaagaaaaattaaagaagtaTCATGCTCTGCATGGCAACGATTGGAAGAAGATTTCTGAGATGATGTCCCGTTCCAACCTCTCAGTTGCTATGAAATACTCTGAAATCAAGTCAG cTATTAATTATGGTCCTTGGTCAAAGGAAGAGACCCAGAAATTAATGCATGCAGTGGAGGAGGTGATTAGGAAAAGAATGGAAACTGAAGATGCAAATTCTCTTTCATCATTGGAAAAGTCAAAAAGAGATCTCTTGATTGACCGTGAGAAACTGTACCAGAAATTGCCATGGACTGAGATTGAAGCTAAAGTGGGAACCCGATATTGGAGGCAATGTAAACAGAGATG GACTACAGTTTTAACAAACAAGATGACCAAAGGGCAGCAGTTATATCGGGGAACCAAAGGATTACAGGCCAAGATCAGCCTTATTAAAAG GTTGTATGAAATGAAAGTGGAGGATGCTAATGAAGTAAACTGGGAAGAACTCAGTAATACTATTGG agaTGTCCCTAAAACCTATGTTCAAGCAAAATTTTATAAGATGAAAGTCTGCTGTGTCCCTTTGTGGCAAAATAAGACTTTTTCTG aaattattgattatctttttgaaaagaaacttccAGAACTTGAagaaaagttggaaaaaaggaaagggaatcACCTTAGTTCTGACAATTCAGCAGCCAGGAAACAGACGGCGGTGTTCCGACTCAGTGACATTTTTGACTCCAGTGAAGAGAGTGATTAA